The following are encoded in a window of Salmo trutta chromosome 9, fSalTru1.1, whole genome shotgun sequence genomic DNA:
- the LOC115200385 gene encoding lysyl oxidase homolog 2B, translated as MLAPWSLPYCFTILLGLLKLCRAQYEQLGYPQGYPQGYPEPEQEQYTAPELPPDTPRIQLRLAGDKRKHNEGRVEVFYDGEWGTVCDDDFSIHSAQVVCRELGYLEAVSWSPSSKYGKGEGRIWFDNVQCTGKEKTLALCMSNGIGVSDCKHTEDVGVVCSDKRIPGFKFINTMANNVESLNIQVEDVRIRAILSSYRKRTPVTEGYVEVKDGGKWKQICDAEWTKHNSRVICGMFGFPGERKYNARVYKMFARRRKPSYWDYSVNCTGNEAHLSSCKLGHAVAAKANSTCEGGTPVVVSCVPGRAFSPTPMTGFRKAFRQEQPLVRLRGGAIVGEGRVEVLKNGEWGTICDDNWSLLSATVVCRELGFGSAKEALSGGRLGQGMGPVHMNEVKCSGFEKSVTECFFNKESLGCSHEEDAAVTCNVPAMGFQERLRLSGGRNPYEGRVEALVERNGSLVWGTVCSDGWGTMEAMVVCRQLGLGFASNAFQETWYWPGEVSADPVVMSGVRCSGTEMSLSHCLHHGAHLTCPKGGGRNAAGVSCSETAPDLVLNPQVVEQTTYMEDRPMFMLQCAYEENCLSTTSSKTPANSYRRLLRFSSQIHNNGQSDFRPKAGRHSWVWHDCHRHYHSMEVFTHYDLLSLNGTKVAEGHKASFCLEDTDCEEGIEKRYECANFGEQGITVGCWDTYRHDIDCQWIDITDIKPGDYIFQVFINPNYEVPESDYSNNLMKCRCRYDGHRIWMYSCHNGGSLSTETEESFPGLLNNQVTHR; from the exons ATGCTGGCCCCGTGGTCACTCCCTTACTGCTTCACCATCCTGCTGGGCCTGTTAAAGCTGTGTCGGGCCCAGTATGAACAACTAGGCTACCCACAGGGCTATCCACAGGGCTACCCAGAGCCAGAGCAGGAGCAGTACACTGCCCCGGAGCTGCCACCTGACACACCCAGGATACAGCTGCGTTTGGCGGGGGATAAGCGCAAGCACAACGAGGGGCGCGTGGAGGTTTTCTATGATGGCGAGTGGGGCACGGTCTGCGATGATGACTTCTCTATTCACTCTGCCCAGGTGGTGTGCAGGGAGTTGGGCTACTTGGAGGCTGTCTCCTGGTCTCCGTCCTCTAAATATGGGAAAGGAGAAG GGCGCATCTGGTTTGACAATGTCCAGTGCACTGGGAAAGAGAAGACCCTGGCACTGTGCATGTCCAACGGGATCGGCGTCTCCGACTGCAAGCACACAGAGGACGTGGGCGTGGTGTGCAGCGACAAAAGGATTCCAGGATTTAAATTCATCAACACCATGGCCAATAATGTGGAG AGTTTAAACATTCAAGTGGAGGATGTGCGTATCCGGGCCATTCTGTCATCGTACCGCAAGCGCACCCCTGTGACAGAGGGCTACGTGGAGGTGAAGGACGGGGGGAAATGGAAGCAGATCTGTGACGCGGAGTGGACGAAGCACAACAGCAGAGTTATCTGTGGCATGTTCGGTTTCCCCGGAGAGAGGAAGTACAATGCCAGAGTCTACAA GATGTTTGCTCGCAGGAGAAAGCCCTCTTATTGGGACTACTCTGTCAACTGCACTGGAAATGAGGCACACCTGTCGAGCTGCAAGCTGGGCCATGCCGTGGCAGCGAAGGCCAACAGCACATGTGAAGGGGGCACGCCTGTGGTTGTCAGCTGTGTGCCAGGAAGAGCCTTCTCCCCGACCCCCATGACTGGCTTCCGGAAGGCCTTCAGGCAGGAG CAACCGTTGGTGCGTCTTCGAGGTGGCGCCATTGTAGGGGAAGGTCGTGTGGAGGTGCTGAAGAACGGCGAGTGGGGAACCATCTGTGATGATAACTGGAGCCTGCTGTCAGCCACAGTGGTGTGTCGAGAACTGGGCTTCGGGAGTGCCAAGGAGGCCCTGTCTGGTGGTCGGCTTGGACAGG GTATGGGCCCAGTCCATATGAATGAGGTGAAGTGCTCTGGGTTTGAGAAGTCCGTCACAGAGTGTTTCTTCAACAAGGAGTCTTTGGGTTGTAGCCATGAGGAAGATGCAGCCGTCACGTGTAATGTCCCAGCCATGGGCTTCCAGGAGAGG cTGCGTCTGAGTGGGGGGCGTAACCCATACGAGGGGCGCGTGGAGGCGTTGGTGGAGAGGAACGGCTCCTTGGTGTGGGGCACGGTGTGCAGTGATGGCTGGGGAACCATGGAGGCCATGGTGGTATGCAGACAGCTAGGCCTGGGCTTCGCCAGTAATGCCTTCCAG GAGACATGGTACTGGCCTGGAGAGGTGAGTGCTGACCCTGTGGTGATGAGTGGGGTGAGATGTTCTGGCACGGAGATGTCCCTATCCCACTGCCTGCACCACGGAGCTCACCTCACCTGTCCTAAAGGAGGAGGACGCAACGCCGCCGGAGTCTCCTGCTCAGAGA CGGCTCCTGACCTGGTCCTGAACCCCCAGGTAGTGGAGCAGACCACCTATATGGAGGACAGGCCCATGTTCATGCTGCAGTGTGCTTATGAAGAGAACTGCCTATCCACCACCTCCAGCAAGACCCCTGCCAACTCCTACCGCCGCCTGCTGCGCTTCTCCTCCCAGATCCACAACAACGGACAGTCAGACTTCAGACCCAAGGCTGGACGCCACTCCTGGGTGTGGCATGACTGCCATAG GCACTACCACAGCATGGAGGTATTCACCCACTATGACCTGCTCAGCCTCAACGGCACCAAGGTGGCTGAGGGACACAAGGCAAGCTTCTGTCTGGAGGACACTGACTGTGAAGAGG GTATTGAGAAAAGATACGAGTGTGCCAACTTTGGAGAGCAAGGCATCACTGTTGGCTGCTGGGATACGTACAGACATGATATTGACTGCCAGTGGATCGACATCACAGACATCAAGCCCGGAGATTACATATTCCAG GTTTTTATTAACCCTAACTATGAGGTGCCTGAGTCTGACTACTCCAACAACTTAATGAAGTGTAGATGTAGATACGATGGCCACCGTATATGGATGTACAGCTGTCATAATG GTGGATCGTTAAGCACTGAGACTGAGGAGTCCTTCCCTGGGCTACTGAACAACCAGGTGACCCACAGGTAA